AAAATTTACATATATTATGTATTATATTATATTTCTATTATAGATATCTTCAAATCTCACTATGTCGTCTTCTTTAAGATATTCACCCACCTGCGCTTCTATTATAACCAGCGGTATCAAACCCGGATTTTCGAGCCTGTGGACGAAACCCACAGGTATATAGGTAGATTCGTTGGCTCTTAAAAGCGTTTCTTTATCGCCGACGGTAACAAGGGCGGTTCCGCTAGTTACTATCCAGTGCTCAGACCTGTGAAAATGCTTTTGAAGCGAAAGTTTCGCGCTGGGTTTTACCGAAATCTTTTTAAGCTTATAAAGGGGGGATTCGAGCAAAACGGTATATGAGCCCCAAGGCCTGTGGACGGTAAGATGATGGGTGTGAAGTTCGGAATTTCTATTTTTTAATTCATCTACGACTTTTTTAACGTTCTGCGAAGAACCTTTCTTAGAAATTAAAATAGCATCGTCGGTATTAACAACTATTAAATCTTCTATATCTATAGCGGCAATCATTTTACCGCCGGACATTATAAGATTGTTTTTGGAGTTAATGCCTACGACATCTTCTTTCGAACTTACGGCGTTATTATTTTCGTCTTTTTCCAGCTCGTTATAAATAGAATCGAAATTTCCCAGGTCTGACCAGTCTATATCTGATTCTACGACCTTAACCGATTTAGTCTTTTCCAGAAGGGCAAAATCTATAGAATTTTCTTCTATTTTAAGCATATCAGCTTCTTTGAGCCTTATCATGCCGTCGTCCTTAGACGCGTTTTTATAAGCCTCCCCTGAATTTTCGTAAATTGTTGGGCACAGGGACTTAAGCTCCTTAAGCAGTATTTCTGGTCTGCACATCAGCATTCCGCTGTTCCAGTAAAAATTCTTTTCCGAAATATATTTCGCTGCGGTTTCTTTATCGGGTTTTTCTTTAAAAGACAAAACAGGCGATATTGCGGCATTTCCGGTTTTTAAGGGCATTCCGGCTTCTATGTAGCCGTAACCGGTTTCGGGGTACGCCGGCTTAATGCCGAACATAACGATGCCGCCTTTCATGGCTTCGTCCCGCGCGGTATCTATAATATTTTTATAAGCGTCTTCGTTTTTTATGAGATGGTCGGACGGGGTAACGAAAACCAAATCCGAACCGTTTTCGGCGGCGTCTAAGCATGACAGCGCGACGGCCGCAGCGGTATTTCTTGGAGCAGGCTCTAAAATAAACCTGCGGTTCTTAACGCCGATTTCATCGAGCTGGTCGAGCGCGATGAAATACTGGTCTTTATTGGTTACGATTATGAAATCGCCGCATAAATCTTTGTTTCTTAATACGGTAAGCTGAAACAAAGACATATCTCCTATAAGTTTATAAAACTGCTTGGGGAAATAAGTCCTCGAAATAGGCCACAGCCTCGTTCCGTTTCCTCCGCATAAGATAACGTTCGTCAAAGTAAATTTACCTCCCTGCCTATTAAGGGGAGTATAAGCTTAAACTTTTTTGCCGAAACCGCCGCGGGTTCATAAATGTCTCTTCCGTCATCGCTGTTTTCGGAAACGTAAGTCTGTTTTTCGGATTCTTCCACTGCACTTCTTCATTTATTTTTCGTTTCTATTTAAGCTACTTGGTAATTTACGCTTTATGCCGATTTACGCAATATATCGATAAAGCGCATAACATTCTATTTATTTACTACATATTAAATATTCGACAATAAATATACAATATTACCCCAGCTTTGTCAATAAAATTCATCCCCCAAAATTGCCGATAGAAAATTTTGAAATAAAGGGGTCAGATTTATTTATTCCCTTACTCCCGCCTGTAAAATAATGATGCCAGATTTATTTCACTCCGTCGGGCATAAAAGCTTCGCTTTTATAAACGCCCGCCTTCGTATCTTACTTCCGCCTGCTTTTGCGGGCAAACCGCTTTCGCCCTTACAAAACATACTTTGACTTCTTTTTAAAAATAAATAAATCAGACATCATTTTTACTTAAAAACGGTGATATAAAATAATTTATTTTTGCTTAACTACACAATAAGGATTATGCCATAATTGCATTATTTATTAGAAATTTAAATGAATGTTAGACACATTTAACTACCCTTCCCTCTTCCCTCTTCCCACCCTGTAAATATAATCCAGATAAATTAGTCAATAAGTTTCGATTATAATCTAAAACATTATTGAATTTCATAAAATATTATAGTATAATCGAAAGTATGGAAAATGAAAATTTAGCACTTATTCAAAGAGATGTATATCTTAATTTTATTGAAAATTATATAGATAAACCT
This DNA window, taken from Candidatus Acidulodesulfobacterium acidiphilum, encodes the following:
- a CDS encoding mannose-1-phosphate guanylyltransferase/mannose-6-phosphate isomerase; the encoded protein is MTNVILCGGNGTRLWPISRTYFPKQFYKLIGDMSLFQLTVLRNKDLCGDFIIVTNKDQYFIALDQLDEIGVKNRRFILEPAPRNTAAAVALSCLDAAENGSDLVFVTPSDHLIKNEDAYKNIIDTARDEAMKGGIVMFGIKPAYPETGYGYIEAGMPLKTGNAAISPVLSFKEKPDKETAAKYISEKNFYWNSGMLMCRPEILLKELKSLCPTIYENSGEAYKNASKDDGMIRLKEADMLKIEENSIDFALLEKTKSVKVVESDIDWSDLGNFDSIYNELEKDENNNAVSSKEDVVGINSKNNLIMSGGKMIAAIDIEDLIVVNTDDAILISKKGSSQNVKKVVDELKNRNSELHTHHLTVHRPWGSYTVLLESPLYKLKKISVKPSAKLSLQKHFHRSEHWIVTSGTALVTVGDKETLLRANESTYIPVGFVHRLENPGLIPLVIIEAQVGEYLKEDDIVRFEDIYNRNII